A portion of the Sphingobacterium spiritivorum genome contains these proteins:
- a CDS encoding GtrA family protein → MKQKIGAFIKAQASAFIGGAFDYGVMVFCKEVIGIDVKNAIRISGSLGAVVNFTLNRYWAFKKSDSPVGNQIWKFILVVLGSIFLKSEGTPLVSNLLHIDYKIGRLAVELIVSLGFNYPLQRFWVFK, encoded by the coding sequence ATGAAACAAAAAATAGGAGCTTTTATTAAAGCACAGGCATCAGCTTTTATCGGTGGAGCATTCGATTATGGCGTCATGGTTTTTTGTAAAGAAGTCATCGGGATTGATGTCAAGAATGCCATTCGTATATCCGGAAGTCTTGGAGCAGTTGTCAATTTCACTTTAAACCGATATTGGGCATTTAAAAAGAGCGACAGTCCTGTCGGTAACCAAATCTGGAAATTTATTTTGGTAGTATTAGGTAGTATCTTTCTTAAATCTGAAGGTACTCCTTTAGTTTCTAATTTACTCCATATTGATTATAAGATCGGAAGATTAGCCGTAGAGCTTATCGTTTCTTTGGGATTTAACTATCCTTTGCAAAGATTCTGGGTTTTTAAATAA
- the rpsT gene encoding 30S ribosomal protein S20 yields MANHKSAIKRIRANATKRLRNRYQAKTTRNAIKKLRNTTSAEEAKTLLPRVISMLDRLAKKNVIHKKKAANNKSKLTKLVNKLG; encoded by the coding sequence ATGGCAAATCATAAATCAGCGATCAAAAGAATTAGAGCAAATGCAACTAAGCGTTTGAGAAACCGTTACCAAGCAAAAACAACTCGTAACGCAATCAAAAAATTACGTAACACTACTTCAGCAGAAGAAGCTAAAACTTTATTACCTCGTGTAATTTCTATGTTGGATCGTTTGGCTAAGAAAAACGTAATTCACAAGAAAAAAGCTGCTAACAACAAATCGAAATTGACTAAATTGGTTAACAAATTAGGTTAA
- the sucD gene encoding succinate--CoA ligase subunit alpha, which translates to MSVLVNKDSKVIVQGFTGTEGTYHATQMIEYGTNVVGGVTPGKGGQQHLDRPVFNTVQDAVDKTGANVSIIFVPPAFAADAIMEAAAAGIEVIVCITEGIPTKDMIQVKSYLSDKNSRLIGPNCPGIITADEAKIGIMPGFIFKKGTVGIVSKSGTLTYEAVDQTVKAGLGITTAIGIGGDPIIGTTTKEAVELLMNDPETKGIIMIGEIGGGMEAEAARWIKEHGTKPVVGFIAGQTAPPGRRMGHAGAIVGGADDTAAAKMKIMAECGIRVVESPAEIGKAIAEELAK; encoded by the coding sequence ATGAGTGTACTAGTTAATAAAGATTCAAAAGTTATCGTACAAGGCTTTACAGGAACAGAAGGTACTTATCACGCTACTCAAATGATTGAGTATGGCACAAATGTCGTAGGTGGTGTAACTCCGGGCAAAGGTGGTCAGCAACATTTGGACCGTCCGGTATTCAACACTGTTCAGGATGCTGTAGACAAAACCGGTGCTAACGTATCTATCATCTTCGTACCGCCGGCATTTGCTGCTGATGCGATTATGGAAGCTGCTGCTGCAGGTATCGAAGTAATCGTTTGTATTACTGAAGGTATTCCTACAAAAGACATGATTCAGGTAAAATCTTACTTGAGTGACAAAAACTCTCGTTTGATCGGTCCGAACTGTCCGGGTATTATTACTGCAGATGAAGCTAAAATTGGTATCATGCCAGGTTTTATATTCAAAAAAGGTACTGTAGGTATCGTTTCAAAATCAGGAACATTAACATACGAAGCAGTAGATCAAACTGTGAAAGCAGGATTAGGAATTACTACAGCTATCGGTATCGGTGGTGACCCTATTATCGGTACAACTACTAAAGAGGCTGTAGAATTATTAATGAACGATCCTGAAACTAAAGGTATCATCATGATTGGTGAGATCGGTGGTGGTATGGAAGCTGAAGCTGCTCGTTGGATTAAAGAACACGGTACAAAACCTGTTGTTGGTTTTATCGCAGGTCAGACAGCGCCTCCGGGACGCCGTATGGGACACGCTGGTGCAATCGTAGGTGGTGCAGATGATACTGCTGCTGCTAAAATGAAAATCATGGCAGAATGTGGAATTCGCGTTGTAGAATCCCCTGCTGAAATCGGAAAAGCAATCGCTGAAGAATTAGCTAAATAA
- a CDS encoding succinate CoA transferase: protein MTEERIRLESLKDKVVSAAEAALLFEDNMVVGSSGFTKAGDSKLVLPALAERARKEKIKITLMTGASLGHDTDGKLAEAGALKKRMPFQVDRVLRKKINDGEVLFIDQHLSESAELLHNKNLPPVDIAVLEVAYIDRDGSLVPTTSVGNSATFAALANKVILEINTAVPLDVLGIHDIYQAEDYPYRNVIPIVAPWNKIGRKTIPINPDKIAAIVFTDIVDSPADIAEPDAKTTAIANHIMAFFENEVKLGHLTDRLLPLQAGIGKVANAVLTGFKDSNFYDLTMFSEVLQDSAFDLIDSGKLSFASASSITVSKECYSRVFDNLQKYRDRIVLRPQNISNTPGLIRRLGVIAINTAIEFDIYGNVNSTHISGTKIMNGIGGSGDFARNAFLSIFVTQAASKENAISHVLPMVSHVDHTEHDVDILVTDIGLADLRGLAPRERAQVIIDNCVHPDFRAELQSYFDRAKERGGHTPHLLEEAFSWHIRLSEKGTMKK from the coding sequence ATGACAGAGGAAAGAATTCGGTTAGAAAGTCTTAAAGATAAAGTAGTCAGTGCTGCTGAAGCGGCTCTTCTCTTCGAAGATAATATGGTTGTGGGCTCCAGTGGTTTTACAAAAGCCGGAGATAGTAAATTGGTTTTACCTGCCTTGGCAGAACGGGCACGGAAGGAGAAAATAAAGATTACATTAATGACCGGAGCTTCACTTGGTCATGATACTGACGGAAAGCTGGCTGAAGCCGGTGCATTGAAGAAAAGAATGCCTTTTCAGGTGGACCGTGTATTACGTAAAAAAATAAATGATGGGGAAGTGCTGTTTATTGATCAGCATTTGAGCGAAAGTGCTGAGCTTTTACATAATAAAAATCTTCCTCCTGTTGATATTGCTGTTCTTGAAGTTGCTTATATAGATCGTGACGGAAGTCTTGTTCCTACTACATCGGTAGGTAATTCTGCTACATTTGCCGCTTTGGCGAATAAAGTTATTCTGGAAATTAATACGGCTGTTCCATTGGATGTATTGGGTATTCATGACATCTATCAGGCAGAGGATTATCCATATCGTAATGTGATTCCGATTGTAGCTCCCTGGAATAAAATCGGAAGAAAGACAATTCCGATTAATCCGGATAAAATCGCTGCGATTGTATTTACAGATATTGTAGATAGTCCGGCAGATATTGCCGAACCTGATGCGAAGACTACAGCTATTGCCAATCATATTATGGCATTCTTTGAAAATGAAGTAAAGTTAGGTCATTTGACTGATCGTTTACTTCCTTTACAGGCAGGTATAGGCAAAGTGGCAAATGCTGTATTAACTGGATTTAAAGATAGTAATTTTTACGACCTGACGATGTTTTCTGAGGTATTGCAGGATAGTGCTTTTGATCTTATTGATTCCGGTAAATTATCATTTGCTTCAGCTTCTTCTATTACTGTTTCCAAGGAATGTTATAGCAGGGTATTTGATAACCTGCAGAAATACAGAGACCGGATTGTACTGAGACCACAGAATATTTCCAATACACCGGGGTTGATTCGTCGTCTTGGAGTAATAGCAATCAATACCGCAATAGAGTTTGATATCTATGGTAATGTCAACTCTACACATATCAGCGGCACAAAGATAATGAATGGTATTGGCGGTTCCGGGGACTTTGCACGTAATGCCTTCCTTAGTATTTTTGTGACACAGGCAGCTTCAAAAGAGAACGCAATTTCTCATGTATTGCCAATGGTATCGCATGTAGACCATACAGAACATGACGTCGATATTCTGGTTACCGATATAGGTCTTGCAGATTTAAGAGGATTAGCCCCGCGTGAACGGGCACAGGTTATTATAGACAATTGTGTACATCCGGATTTCAGAGCGGAATTGCAGTCTTACTTTGACCGTGCAAAGGAACGAGGAGGTCACACACCTCACTTGCTGGAAGAAGCCTTCAGCTGGCATATTCGTCTTAGCGAAAAGGGTACGATGAAAAAATAA
- a CDS encoding CDP-alcohol phosphatidyltransferase family protein, with protein MSELKINKKLFQDRKRTNILSNPEQKLITYLVPKIPSWISSDMLTGIGTFGSALILLAFILAKHIAVEYLLLGILGFMINWLGDSLDGRLAFYRNKSRRWYGFSLDIIMDWISTVMIGFGYIIYATGVFEVIGYILVACYGWSMIISQLRYKVTDKYTIDAGFVGPTEIRVIISMVLVLEVVFPGVINYLVAAICAILVFINFRDTGLLLKMGDVRDMEERAAKEQQERLKKVD; from the coding sequence ATCGTAAGCGAACTAATATTCTGAGCAATCCTGAACAAAAGTTGATTACCTATTTAGTACCCAAAATACCTTCCTGGATTTCTTCTGATATGCTGACAGGTATAGGGACGTTTGGATCAGCACTCATCTTACTTGCTTTTATTTTAGCCAAACATATTGCTGTTGAATATTTACTGTTAGGAATTCTGGGGTTTATGATTAACTGGCTTGGTGATTCACTGGATGGACGTCTTGCATTTTACCGTAACAAATCCCGGAGATGGTATGGCTTTTCTCTGGATATTATAATGGATTGGATCAGTACGGTCATGATCGGGTTCGGATATATTATATATGCAACCGGTGTTTTTGAGGTGATCGGCTATATTCTGGTTGCTTGTTATGGCTGGAGTATGATTATATCTCAGTTGAGATACAAGGTTACTGATAAATATACCATAGATGCCGGATTTGTAGGACCAACAGAGATTCGTGTTATTATTAGCATGGTGCTGGTGCTGGAGGTTGTATTTCCGGGGGTAATTAATTATCTGGTTGCAGCTATTTGTGCGATTTTGGTGTTTATTAATTTCAGAGATACCGGATTGTTGTTAAAGATGGGGGATGTAAGAGACATGGAAGAGAGAGCCGCCAAAGAACAACAGGAACGATTGAAAAAGGTAGATTAA
- a CDS encoding RNA methyltransferase — MQKLSMDQLQRPDVETFKKQSKIPVILVLDNVRSMHNVGSAFRTSDAFAVEKIILGGITGTPPHREIEKTALGATSSVDWEHAPDVVSRLQALKAEGYQILAIEQAEGSVMLHQFEPLSDQKYAFVFGNEVHGVDEEIMKISDGCLEIPQFGTKHSFNISVTIGIVLWDFVVKNRFN, encoded by the coding sequence ATGCAAAAATTATCCATGGACCAATTGCAGCGTCCTGATGTCGAAACGTTTAAAAAGCAATCTAAAATACCGGTTATACTGGTATTGGATAATGTAAGAAGTATGCACAACGTAGGCTCGGCCTTCCGTACTTCAGATGCTTTCGCAGTCGAAAAAATTATTTTGGGAGGTATTACCGGTACTCCTCCTCATCGTGAAATAGAAAAAACAGCACTGGGCGCCACCTCATCTGTAGATTGGGAACATGCCCCTGATGTGGTCAGCAGACTGCAGGCATTAAAAGCTGAAGGATATCAGATATTAGCGATAGAACAGGCAGAAGGCAGTGTGATGTTACATCAGTTTGAACCTTTATCAGATCAGAAATATGCCTTTGTATTCGGCAATGAAGTACACGGTGTAGATGAAGAGATTATGAAGATTTCGGACGGATGTCTGGAGATTCCCCAATTCGGCACCAAGCATTCTTTTAATATTTCTGTCACAATCGGGATCGTCTTATGGGATTTTGTTGTAAAAAACAGATTTAATTGA
- a CDS encoding helix-turn-helix transcriptional regulator produces the protein MEAKYVDRYYMTEVDAFEDSIYCHHKVMGESFIAEHMHQKGQFLYTEGGVVFLKTPDKSFFLPARHYIWIPSGMKHSIHPSSPEVIMRNLYFPKFETDTDFFDKINIYPVNDLLIELIMFTNRWNGNIFPVEEPKYSIAKAFKLILPELSQTELPLALPYPSHTKLKDIITYLDSRIEENVSFKDVAKQFDISERTLARLFQKELNMSFIQYYTILRMLKALKLLLDEKLTVNEVALKVGYSSLPTFSNTFNKIVGVRPSEYVKHKNHLL, from the coding sequence ATGGAAGCCAAATATGTAGATCGGTATTACATGACAGAAGTAGATGCGTTTGAAGATAGCATCTACTGTCATCATAAAGTGATGGGCGAAAGCTTTATTGCGGAACATATGCATCAAAAAGGGCAATTTCTATATACTGAAGGCGGAGTAGTATTTCTAAAGACGCCGGATAAATCATTTTTCTTACCGGCACGTCATTACATTTGGATCCCATCAGGTATGAAGCACAGTATTCATCCAAGCAGTCCTGAAGTAATTATGCGAAATCTGTATTTCCCCAAATTTGAAACAGATACGGATTTCTTTGATAAGATTAATATCTATCCTGTAAACGATCTGCTGATAGAACTGATCATGTTTACAAACAGATGGAATGGCAATATATTCCCTGTTGAAGAGCCTAAATACTCCATTGCCAAAGCATTTAAACTGATTCTGCCGGAACTATCTCAGACAGAACTTCCTTTGGCTTTGCCTTATCCGAGTCATACCAAATTAAAGGATATTATTACTTATCTGGATAGCAGGATTGAAGAAAATGTAAGTTTTAAAGATGTAGCCAAACAGTTTGACATCAGCGAACGTACGCTGGCCCGTCTCTTCCAAAAAGAACTTAACATGTCCTTCATACAATACTATACCATTCTAAGGATGTTAAAGGCATTGAAACTCTTATTGGATGAAAAGTTAACAGTCAATGAAGTGGCACTAAAAGTCGGATATAGCAGCCTTCCTACTTTCAGTAATACATTTAATAAAATAGTGGGCGTCCGGCCAAGTGAATATGTCAAGCACAAAAACCATTTGCTGTAA
- the gldG gene encoding gliding motility-associated ABC transporter substrate-binding protein GldG, with the protein MLSIYKKEVSSYFNALIGYLAIGLFLLITGLLFWVFPETSILDNGYASLEGFFSLTPYLFIFLIPAITMRAIAGEKAEGTYDLLLSRPVTVRQIVFGKFLGGTTITTLAIVPTIIYSISIYFLANPAGNIDIGATIGSYIGLLLLGIGFVAIGLFCSSLSKNAIVSFLLAVFCSFIMFYGFDAISQLSILTSYETFVKNIGFQEHYLAISRGVLTISDLLYFISVPLFFLVLTVGHLRRQFNPRKKTFTYYGATIAIVILLNSGLMNSWSDRIDFTEDKRFTLNDTSKNIVQKLDKDIYITIFLDGELPSGFDRLKKAAIDMASDLRSYSNGKIKFNILNPLTGTPAEQQEFTQALVGRGLYPTNLSVKSESGFNQKMIFPGAIISTADREIALNLLQNRSSASPEQILNNSIQNLEYAFISAITKVTKKDFPYIGFTEGHGEATDLQLYDAMHSLMNGNEVGRILLDSLDYEGLKKLDIMIIAKPVKAFSESDKYKIDYFIRNGGNVIWAIDQIDASLDQLRATGEQPIIGRQLNLDDQLFLYGLRFNYNLVADMNCGQIPISVGNVGGQSQIELAPWLFYPILMPVSTNPIVKNLDGIRTEFTGTIDTIEAKGIKKEIILQSSPFTRILSTPATISLQMVEKQPDPARFKSKPATVAILLQGKFPYIFENRPAPAGIQNPVDLSSVSKPAKMLAIADGDWLINQVNASDQSPFPLGWDRYTNQQFANKTFLENAVDYLLNDTSLISLRNREVKLRMLDQALVRKDKLQWQFINVVLPVVILFLAGFLQQLLRKRKYTKKAVPRV; encoded by the coding sequence TTGCTTAGTATTTATAAAAAAGAGGTATCCTCGTATTTCAATGCACTTATCGGATATCTTGCCATAGGCTTATTTCTCTTAATTACCGGTTTATTGTTTTGGGTATTCCCGGAAACCAGTATTTTAGACAATGGATATGCTTCCCTTGAAGGTTTTTTCTCCCTTACACCTTACCTCTTTATCTTTCTCATACCGGCCATTACCATGCGGGCTATTGCCGGAGAAAAAGCGGAAGGAACATATGATCTCCTGTTGAGTCGTCCGGTTACAGTAAGGCAAATTGTTTTTGGTAAATTTTTAGGTGGTACTACTATTACCACATTAGCAATTGTACCTACCATTATCTATTCAATTTCCATTTACTTCTTAGCAAACCCAGCCGGCAATATAGATATCGGTGCGACTATTGGCTCCTATATCGGATTATTACTATTAGGAATTGGATTTGTTGCTATAGGACTCTTTTGTTCCTCCCTTTCAAAAAATGCAATTGTTTCCTTTTTACTGGCCGTCTTCTGTAGTTTCATAATGTTTTATGGTTTCGATGCCATTAGTCAGTTAAGTATCCTTACTTCTTATGAGACATTTGTCAAAAACATCGGGTTTCAGGAACATTACCTGGCGATCAGCCGCGGCGTACTTACGATATCTGATTTACTGTATTTCATTTCTGTACCTCTGTTCTTTTTAGTACTGACCGTAGGGCATCTCCGTCGTCAGTTCAACCCCAGAAAGAAGACTTTTACCTACTACGGAGCGACCATAGCTATTGTTATTCTTCTCAATTCAGGACTTATGAATTCATGGTCTGACCGTATTGATTTTACAGAAGACAAGCGGTTTACCCTGAATGATACATCTAAAAACATTGTCCAAAAACTAGACAAAGACATATACATTACCATTTTTCTTGATGGAGAATTGCCCAGTGGATTTGACCGGTTAAAAAAAGCAGCGATAGATATGGCATCAGATTTACGCTCATACTCTAATGGCAAGATTAAATTCAATATATTAAATCCATTGACCGGTACGCCTGCGGAACAGCAGGAATTTACGCAGGCGTTAGTCGGAAGAGGATTATATCCCACCAATCTCAGTGTAAAATCAGAATCAGGATTCAATCAAAAAATGATTTTTCCTGGTGCTATTATTTCTACAGCGGACCGGGAAATCGCGCTCAATCTCCTGCAGAACAGAAGCAGCGCAAGTCCGGAACAAATTCTTAATAATTCTATTCAAAATCTGGAATATGCCTTTATATCCGCTATTACTAAAGTTACAAAGAAGGACTTTCCATATATAGGATTTACAGAAGGACATGGGGAAGCGACGGACCTGCAATTGTATGATGCCATGCACTCACTTATGAACGGGAATGAGGTTGGACGTATCCTCCTGGACTCCCTCGATTATGAAGGCCTGAAAAAGCTGGATATCATGATTATTGCCAAACCGGTTAAAGCATTTTCGGAAAGTGACAAATACAAGATCGATTATTTTATAAGAAACGGTGGAAATGTTATATGGGCAATCGATCAGATAGATGCTAGTCTGGATCAACTTAGAGCAACAGGAGAACAGCCTATCATAGGACGACAGCTCAATCTGGACGATCAGCTCTTCCTCTATGGCTTACGTTTTAATTATAACCTGGTAGCAGATATGAACTGCGGACAGATTCCGATCAGTGTAGGCAATGTTGGCGGACAATCTCAAATAGAGCTCGCTCCCTGGCTATTTTATCCTATTCTCATGCCGGTATCCACAAATCCTATTGTTAAAAACCTGGACGGAATACGTACCGAATTCACAGGAACTATAGATACTATTGAAGCAAAAGGCATTAAAAAAGAAATTATACTTCAATCCTCTCCTTTTACTCGTATACTCAGCACCCCGGCCACGATATCATTGCAAATGGTAGAAAAACAACCAGACCCTGCGCGCTTCAAAAGCAAACCAGCTACGGTAGCCATATTACTGCAGGGAAAATTTCCTTATATTTTTGAAAATCGTCCGGCTCCGGCAGGGATTCAAAATCCTGTAGATTTATCTTCTGTATCTAAACCTGCAAAAATGCTGGCTATAGCAGACGGAGACTGGCTCATCAATCAGGTCAATGCATCGGATCAATCTCCTTTTCCATTGGGATGGGATCGCTATACCAATCAGCAGTTCGCCAATAAAACTTTCCTGGAAAATGCAGTGGACTATTTATTGAATGATACCTCTCTGATATCTCTAAGAAACAGGGAGGTCAAATTGCGCATGCTGGATCAGGCACTTGTGCGAAAAGATAAGTTGCAATGGCAGTTTATAAACGTTGTGTTACCTGTTGTCATTCTGTTTTTGGCTGGATTCCTTCAACAACTGTTACGGAAAAGAAAGTACACAAAAAAAGCCGTCCCTAGGGTGTAG
- a CDS encoding DUF1080 domain-containing protein, with the protein MKLKNAFAALSIGALLFSSAPLVAQTVKKPKPIQLFNGKDMKNWIIKIRQHEVGDNYANTFRVEDGLLKVRYDGYKSFDKQYGHIAYDKPFSAYVLRVQYRFVGEQAPEGEGWAWRNSGAMLHGQDPRTMLKNQDFPISIEGQLLGGDGKNERTTSNLCTPGTNVVMNDKLFTPHCISSKSKTYHGDQWVTADFVVLGDSVIQHILEGQVVLEYNKPQIGGGSVSDYDPAQKKDGQLLKQGYISLQSESHPIDFKKVELYNLEPYMKDPEKLDKIIQQIITQK; encoded by the coding sequence ATGAAACTAAAGAATGCATTTGCAGCTCTAAGCATAGGAGCTTTATTATTCTCCTCAGCTCCATTAGTTGCACAAACTGTAAAGAAACCCAAACCAATCCAGTTATTCAACGGAAAAGACATGAAAAACTGGATCATTAAGATCCGCCAACACGAAGTTGGTGATAATTATGCAAATACATTCAGAGTTGAAGATGGCCTGCTCAAAGTAAGATATGATGGTTATAAATCCTTTGACAAACAATATGGTCATATTGCCTATGACAAACCATTCAGTGCATATGTCTTACGCGTACAGTACCGTTTTGTAGGAGAACAGGCACCGGAAGGTGAAGGTTGGGCATGGCGCAACAGCGGAGCAATGCTGCATGGCCAGGATCCGCGTACTATGTTAAAAAATCAGGACTTCCCGATATCTATTGAAGGACAGCTGTTAGGTGGAGACGGAAAAAATGAACGTACGACAAGCAACCTCTGCACTCCCGGTACTAATGTCGTAATGAATGACAAATTATTCACCCCGCATTGTATCAGCTCCAAATCCAAAACTTACCACGGAGATCAATGGGTAACAGCAGACTTTGTGGTATTAGGAGATTCTGTTATTCAACATATTCTCGAAGGTCAGGTGGTATTGGAGTATAATAAACCTCAGATCGGAGGAGGAAGTGTATCCGACTACGATCCGGCTCAGAAAAAAGACGGACAACTGTTAAAGCAGGGATATATTTCTCTTCAGAGTGAAAGTCACCCAATAGATTTCAAAAAGGTCGAATTATATAATCTGGAGCCTTACATGAAAGATCCTGAAAAACTGGACAAGATCATACAACAAATCATTACACAGAAATAA